A genomic segment from Sphingopyxis sp. DBS4 encodes:
- a CDS encoding isovaleryl-CoA dehydrogenase — protein MRATPDFDFALGETADMIRETTARFAEDQIAPLAARADAEDWFPRAELWPAMGALGLHGITVEEEWGGLGLGYLEHVIAVEEVSRASGAIGLSYGAHSNLCVNQIRRWGNDEQKAKYLPKLISGEHVGSLAMSEAGAGSDVVSMKLKAEKKGDRFILNGTKFWITNATCADTLVVYAKTSPEAGSRGITAFLIEKDMPGFAIGQKIDKVGMRGSPTAELVFTDCEVPESQVMGPENGGVGVLMSGLDYERVVLAGLQLGIMQACLDTVIPYVRERKQFGKPIGSFQLMQAKIADMYVMLQSARSYVYNVAKACDAGQTTRFDAAGCILLASENAVKVAGEAIQALGGAGYTRDWPVERYWRDAKLLDIGAGTNEIRRMLIGRELIGAGA, from the coding sequence ATGCGCGCCACCCCCGATTTCGACTTCGCGCTCGGCGAAACCGCCGACATGATCCGCGAGACCACCGCCCGCTTCGCCGAGGATCAGATCGCCCCGCTCGCCGCCAGGGCCGACGCCGAGGACTGGTTCCCGCGCGCCGAACTGTGGCCCGCGATGGGCGCGCTTGGTCTGCATGGCATCACGGTCGAAGAGGAATGGGGCGGGCTTGGGCTTGGCTATCTCGAGCATGTCATCGCGGTCGAGGAGGTGTCGCGGGCTTCGGGTGCGATCGGCCTCAGCTATGGTGCCCACTCGAACCTCTGCGTCAACCAGATCCGCCGCTGGGGCAATGACGAGCAGAAGGCGAAATATCTCCCCAAGCTGATCAGCGGCGAGCATGTCGGCAGCCTCGCCATGTCCGAAGCCGGGGCGGGCAGCGACGTCGTGTCGATGAAGCTGAAGGCCGAGAAGAAGGGCGACCGCTTCATCCTCAACGGCACGAAGTTCTGGATCACCAACGCGACCTGTGCCGACACGCTCGTCGTCTATGCCAAGACCTCGCCCGAAGCCGGGTCGCGCGGGATTACCGCTTTCCTGATCGAGAAGGACATGCCGGGCTTCGCCATCGGGCAGAAGATCGACAAGGTCGGGATGCGCGGCTCGCCGACCGCCGAGCTCGTCTTCACCGACTGCGAAGTGCCCGAGAGCCAGGTGATGGGACCGGAGAACGGCGGCGTCGGCGTGCTGATGTCGGGGCTCGATTACGAGCGCGTCGTGCTCGCGGGGCTCCAGCTCGGCATCATGCAGGCGTGCCTCGACACCGTCATTCCTTATGTTCGCGAGCGCAAGCAGTTCGGCAAGCCGATCGGGTCGTTCCAGCTCATGCAGGCGAAGATCGCCGATATGTATGTGATGCTCCAGTCGGCGCGCTCCTATGTCTATAACGTCGCCAAGGCGTGCGATGCGGGGCAGACGACGCGCTTCGACGCCGCGGGCTGCATTCTGCTCGCAAGCGAAAATGCGGTGAAGGTCGCGGGCGAGGCGATCCAGGCGCTGGGCGGCGCGGGCTACACCAGGGACTGGCCCGTCGAGCGTTACTGGCGCGACGCCAAGCTGCTCGACATCGGCGCGGGGACTAACGAGATTCGCCGGATGCTGATCGGCCGCGAACTGATCGGCGCCGGCGCGTGA
- a CDS encoding LysR family transcriptional regulator, protein MIKRSHIRQFLAVVDAGSFTRAAQQIRVTQPALSTGIADLERLVGATLFIRNRRQIRLTEAGGRFLPIARDLERGFRAADGFGRAEEGDKPLLRLGTIRSVPGEILQNIAALLARDFGLEISENSESELRAAIHGRRLHMAIVPLRPGERAPDVVPLYEEPFVMFVAADHPLAGRDEVDPEELASETMIARRSCELLDATSRFFTRRRVRPRFALRSDSDERCLRMVAAGVGITTAPVSLAIGGVVPLKVTGYDFRRELGLVLDPAWRTLPAVEPRLSRVLETIGSIGTEWRQEKVDAAG, encoded by the coding sequence ATGATAAAGCGATCGCACATCCGGCAGTTCCTCGCGGTCGTCGATGCGGGCAGCTTCACCCGCGCGGCGCAGCAGATCCGCGTGACCCAGCCGGCGCTCTCGACCGGGATCGCCGATCTCGAACGGCTCGTCGGCGCGACGCTCTTCATCCGCAATCGCCGCCAGATCCGCCTGACCGAGGCGGGCGGGCGCTTCCTGCCGATCGCACGCGACCTCGAACGCGGTTTTCGTGCTGCCGACGGCTTCGGCCGCGCCGAAGAGGGCGACAAGCCGCTGCTGCGGCTCGGGACGATCCGGTCGGTTCCCGGCGAAATTCTGCAGAATATCGCGGCCCTGCTTGCACGCGATTTCGGGCTCGAGATCAGCGAGAACAGCGAGTCCGAACTGCGCGCGGCGATCCACGGCAGGCGTCTCCACATGGCGATCGTCCCGCTGCGTCCCGGCGAGCGAGCGCCCGATGTCGTGCCGCTCTATGAAGAGCCTTTCGTGATGTTCGTCGCCGCCGATCATCCGCTCGCGGGGCGGGATGAGGTCGACCCGGAAGAGCTGGCCTCCGAAACGATGATCGCCCGCCGGTCGTGCGAATTGCTCGACGCGACCAGTCGTTTCTTCACCCGCCGCCGCGTCCGCCCGCGCTTCGCGTTGCGCAGCGACAGCGACGAGCGCTGCCTGCGGATGGTTGCCGCGGGAGTCGGGATCACCACCGCGCCCGTATCGCTGGCGATCGGCGGCGTCGTCCCGTTGAAGGTGACGGGCTATGACTTCCGGCGCGAACTGGGACTGGTCCTCGATCCGGCATGGCGAACCTTGCCCGCGGTTGAGCCGCGATTGAGCCGCGTCCTCGAAACGATCGGCTCGATCGGCACCGAATGGCGGCAGGAAAAAGTCGATGCCGCAGGATGA
- the cysD gene encoding sulfate adenylyltransferase subunit CysD produces MRAGSSGLTHLDRLEAESIYIMREVMADAAKPVMLYSVGKDSAVMLHLARKAFYPSPPPFPLLHVDTTWKFRAMYELRDRMARESGMELIVYQNPEAKERGINPFDHGPLHTDMWKTEGLKQALDLYGFDVAFGGARRDEEKSRAKERIFSFRTASHGWDPKKQRPELWNLYNAKKAKGESIRVFPISNWTELDIWQYIARENIPIVPLYFAAPRPTVERDGLLLMVDDDRFPLKEGEVPVERSVRFRTLGCYPLTGAVESEAATLSEVIQEMLLTTTSERQGRIIDKDGGDASMEKKKQEGYF; encoded by the coding sequence TTGCGGGCAGGATCGTCTGGGTTGACCCATCTCGATCGGCTGGAGGCCGAGAGCATATATATCATGCGCGAAGTGATGGCCGACGCCGCCAAGCCCGTCATGCTCTATAGCGTCGGCAAGGACAGCGCGGTGATGCTGCACCTGGCGCGCAAGGCCTTCTATCCCTCGCCGCCGCCGTTTCCGTTGCTGCACGTCGACACGACGTGGAAATTCCGGGCCATGTACGAACTGCGCGACCGCATGGCGCGCGAGAGCGGCATGGAGCTCATCGTCTATCAGAACCCCGAGGCGAAGGAGCGCGGGATCAATCCGTTCGATCACGGCCCCTTGCACACCGACATGTGGAAGACCGAAGGGTTGAAGCAGGCGCTCGACCTTTACGGCTTCGACGTCGCTTTCGGCGGCGCGCGGCGCGATGAAGAGAAGAGTCGGGCGAAAGAGCGTATCTTCTCGTTCCGCACCGCAAGCCACGGCTGGGACCCCAAGAAGCAGCGTCCCGAGCTTTGGAACCTCTACAACGCGAAGAAAGCGAAAGGCGAGAGCATCCGCGTCTTCCCGATCTCGAATTGGACCGAGCTCGATATCTGGCAATATATCGCGCGCGAAAATATCCCGATCGTCCCGCTCTATTTCGCCGCGCCGCGCCCGACCGTGGAGCGCGACGGGCTGTTGCTGATGGTCGACGACGACCGCTTCCCGCTGAAGGAGGGCGAGGTGCCGGTGGAACGTTCGGTGCGCTTCCGCACGCTCGGCTGCTACCCGCTCACCGGCGCGGTCGAGAGCGAGGCGGCGACCTTGTCCGAAGTGATCCAGGAAATGCTGCTGACCACGACCAGCGAGCGCCAGGGCCGCATCATCGACAAGGACGGCGGCGATGCGTCGATGGAGAAAAAGAAGCAGGAGGGGTATTTTTGA
- the cysN gene encoding sulfate adenylyltransferase subunit CysN: protein MTDPIYVTDALIAEDIDAYLAGHEKKSLLRFITCGSVDDGKSTLIGRLLYDSKMIFEDQLAALEADSKRVGTQGQEIDFALLVDGLAAEREQGITIDVAYRFFTTEKRKFIVADTPGHEQYTRNMVTGASTADLAVILIDARKGVLTQTRRHSFLAHLLGIRHIVLAVNKMDLVGYDKAVFDRITLAYRAFASEIGITNFTAIPISGFKGDNITGLSVNTPWFKGPALIEHLESVEVGSAADEAKSFRMPVQWVNRPNLDFRGFSGQLASGKIRPGDAVRILPSGKTTTVDRIVTLDGDQQDAVAGQSVTLTLADEVDCSRGDVIAAADNPPEAADQFEATLVWMADEAMIPGRAYWLKLATQSVSATVQAPKYEINVNTLDHLAAKTLDLNGIGVVELSTDKPIVFESYADNHALGGFILIDKLTNATVAAGMLHFSLRRAQNVHWQATDIDRDMRANLKNQRPALLWFTGLSGSGKSTIANLVEKKLHRMNRHSFLLDGDNVRHGLNRDLGFTEADRIENIRRVGEVAKLMTDAGLIVITAFISPFRAEREMVRAMLPEGEFLEIFIDTPLAEAERRDVKGLYKKARAGQLKNFTGIDSPYEAPATPEIRIDTTAMSPEAAADLIIDRLLG from the coding sequence ATGACCGACCCTATCTACGTCACCGATGCCCTCATCGCCGAGGACATCGACGCCTACCTCGCCGGCCATGAGAAAAAGTCGCTGCTCCGCTTCATCACCTGCGGTTCGGTCGACGACGGCAAGTCGACGCTGATCGGGCGGCTGCTCTACGACAGCAAGATGATCTTCGAGGACCAGCTCGCCGCGCTCGAAGCCGACAGCAAGCGCGTCGGCACGCAGGGGCAGGAGATCGATTTCGCGCTTCTCGTCGACGGTCTTGCGGCCGAGCGCGAGCAGGGGATCACGATCGACGTCGCCTATCGCTTCTTCACCACCGAAAAGCGCAAGTTCATCGTCGCCGACACGCCGGGACACGAGCAGTACACGCGCAACATGGTCACCGGCGCCTCGACCGCCGACCTTGCGGTGATCCTGATCGACGCACGCAAGGGCGTACTCACGCAGACCCGGCGGCACAGCTTCCTCGCGCATCTGCTCGGCATCCGGCACATCGTGCTCGCGGTGAACAAGATGGACCTTGTCGGCTATGACAAGGCGGTGTTCGACCGTATCACGCTCGCCTACCGCGCCTTTGCGAGCGAGATCGGCATCACGAACTTTACCGCGATCCCGATTTCTGGCTTCAAGGGCGACAATATCACGGGCCTTTCGGTGAATACGCCCTGGTTCAAGGGGCCGGCGCTGATCGAGCATCTGGAGAGTGTCGAGGTCGGCAGCGCCGCCGACGAGGCGAAGTCGTTCCGGATGCCCGTGCAATGGGTCAATCGCCCGAACCTCGATTTCCGTGGTTTTTCGGGCCAGCTTGCCAGCGGCAAGATCAGGCCTGGCGACGCGGTGCGCATCCTGCCGAGCGGCAAGACGACCACCGTTGACCGCATCGTGACGCTCGACGGCGACCAACAGGACGCGGTCGCGGGCCAGTCGGTGACGCTGACGCTTGCCGACGAGGTCGATTGCTCGCGCGGCGATGTCATCGCGGCAGCGGACAACCCGCCCGAGGCGGCCGATCAGTTCGAGGCGACGCTCGTCTGGATGGCCGATGAAGCGATGATCCCGGGGCGCGCCTATTGGCTCAAGCTTGCGACGCAAAGCGTGTCGGCGACGGTGCAGGCGCCGAAATATGAGATCAACGTCAACACGCTCGATCATCTGGCGGCGAAGACGCTCGATCTGAACGGCATTGGTGTCGTCGAACTGTCGACCGACAAACCGATCGTGTTCGAATCCTATGCTGACAATCATGCGCTCGGCGGCTTCATCCTGATCGACAAGCTGACCAACGCGACCGTCGCGGCGGGGATGCTGCATTTCAGCCTGCGCCGCGCGCAGAATGTTCATTGGCAGGCGACCGACATCGACCGCGACATGCGCGCGAACCTCAAGAACCAGCGCCCCGCGCTGCTCTGGTTCACCGGGCTGTCGGGGTCGGGCAAGTCGACGATCGCCAACCTCGTCGAAAAGAAACTGCACCGGATGAACCGGCACAGCTTCCTGCTCGACGGCGATAATGTCCGGCACGGGCTCAACCGCGACCTGGGGTTCACCGAGGCCGACCGGATCGAGAATATCCGCCGCGTCGGCGAGGTTGCGAAGCTGATGACCGATGCCGGGCTGATCGTCATCACGGCGTTCATCTCGCCGTTCCGCGCCGAGCGTGAGATGGTGCGCGCGATGCTGCCCGAAGGCGAGTTTCTCGAAATCTTCATCGACACGCCGCTGGCCGAGGCCGAACGCCGCGACGTCAAGGGCCTCTACAAGAAGGCGCGCGCCGGACAGCTCAAGAATTTCACCGGGATCGACAGCCCCTATGAGGCACCCGCCACGCCCGAGATCCGCATCGACACGACCGCGATGTCGCCCGAGGCAGCGGCCGATCTGATCATCGATCGCTTGTTGGGGTGA
- a CDS encoding 3'(2'),5'-bisphosphate nucleotidase CysQ translates to MTENDEQLAARLATAAGAILMTLRTRGDLAGKELGKAGDAEANALLCRELRAARPDDALLSEEEKDNPARCDRSRVWIVDPLDGTREYGEGRDDWAVHVALAIDGIATVGAVALPGLGITLTSGHPLPLRPANAPFKMLVSRTRPAAEAVFVAERLDAELVAMGSAGAKAMAVVRGEADIYLHTGGQYEWDNCAPIAVAQAAGLHVSRADGAPLRYNRPDPYLPDLLICRKELAADVLRLAAEYSHA, encoded by the coding sequence ATGACCGAGAATGACGAGCAACTCGCCGCCCGCCTCGCGACCGCCGCGGGGGCGATCCTGATGACGCTTCGGACGCGAGGCGATCTTGCGGGCAAGGAACTCGGCAAGGCCGGGGACGCCGAGGCCAACGCGCTCCTGTGCCGCGAACTTCGCGCCGCGCGTCCCGACGATGCGCTGTTGTCCGAAGAAGAGAAGGACAATCCGGCGCGTTGCGACCGGAGCCGCGTGTGGATCGTCGATCCGCTCGACGGTACCCGCGAATATGGCGAGGGGCGCGACGATTGGGCGGTGCATGTCGCGCTGGCCATCGACGGCATCGCGACGGTGGGCGCGGTCGCGCTGCCGGGGCTGGGCATCACGCTGACCTCGGGCCACCCGCTGCCGCTTCGCCCCGCAAACGCGCCGTTCAAAATGCTCGTCAGCCGCACGCGGCCTGCCGCCGAGGCCGTCTTCGTCGCGGAGAGACTGGACGCGGAGCTTGTCGCCATGGGTTCGGCAGGCGCAAAGGCGATGGCGGTGGTGCGCGGCGAGGCCGATATCTACCTCCACACCGGCGGCCAATATGAATGGGACAATTGCGCGCCCATTGCGGTGGCGCAGGCCGCCGGACTGCACGTCAGCCGCGCCGACGGGGCACCGCTTCGTTATAACAGGCCGGATCCGTATCTTCCCGATCTGTTGATCTGCCGAAAGGAATTGGCCGCGGACGTCCTCCGGCTCGCCGCGGAATATTCTCACGCCTGA
- a CDS encoding zinc-binding dehydrogenase: MTDLPETNTVMVTLVKPEGQLEAYFERRAMPEPKPHEVLVEVLTTPINPSDLGLLFGGADMTTARAGTRDGLPMITADVPPAGMRAMGGRIGDALPIGNEGCGTVVKAGDSPEAQALLGKTVALLGGEMYAEYRCLPVQMVMPLPEGTDPVDGASCFVNPLTSLAFTETMRMENHSAIVHTAAASNLGQMLVKICAKDGIPLVNIVRSDAQVEILKGIGAQHIVNSSDEGFQDKLVAAIVETGATLGFDAIGGGKLAGQILSAMEVAAVKRMTTYSRYGSDTFKQVYIYGALDVGPTILNRSFGLTWSLSGFLLTPFMAKAGMEVVGRMRQRVVDELTTTFKSHYSHEISLTEALNLDTAHAYNAKRTGEKYLIRPHG, encoded by the coding sequence ATGACCGACCTGCCTGAAACCAACACCGTCATGGTGACGCTCGTGAAGCCCGAGGGGCAGCTCGAGGCCTATTTCGAGCGCCGCGCGATGCCTGAGCCGAAGCCGCACGAGGTGCTGGTCGAGGTGCTGACGACGCCGATCAACCCATCCGACCTTGGCCTGTTGTTCGGCGGCGCCGACATGACGACCGCGCGCGCGGGGACGCGTGACGGTCTGCCGATGATCACCGCGGACGTGCCGCCCGCGGGGATGCGCGCGATGGGCGGACGGATCGGCGATGCGCTGCCGATCGGCAACGAAGGCTGCGGCACTGTCGTCAAGGCCGGGGACTCGCCCGAGGCGCAGGCGCTGCTCGGCAAGACCGTCGCGCTGCTCGGCGGCGAGATGTATGCCGAATATCGCTGCCTGCCCGTACAGATGGTGATGCCGCTGCCCGAGGGCACCGATCCGGTGGACGGTGCTTCCTGCTTCGTCAATCCGCTCACCAGCCTGGCCTTTACCGAAACGATGCGGATGGAAAATCACAGCGCCATCGTCCACACCGCCGCCGCCTCCAACCTCGGCCAGATGCTCGTCAAGATTTGCGCCAAGGACGGCATTCCGCTCGTCAATATCGTACGCAGCGACGCACAGGTCGAAATATTGAAGGGCATCGGCGCGCAGCATATCGTCAACAGCAGCGATGAGGGTTTCCAGGACAAGCTGGTTGCGGCGATCGTCGAAACCGGCGCGACGCTGGGCTTCGACGCGATCGGCGGCGGCAAGCTGGCGGGCCAGATCCTCTCGGCGATGGAAGTGGCGGCGGTGAAGCGCATGACCACTTACAGCCGCTATGGTTCGGACACGTTCAAGCAGGTCTACATCTATGGAGCGCTCGACGTCGGTCCGACGATCCTCAACCGCAGCTTCGGCCTGACCTGGTCGCTGTCGGGCTTTCTGCTTACCCCCTTCATGGCGAAAGCGGGGATGGAGGTCGTCGGCCGTATGCGCCAGCGCGTCGTCGATGAACTGACGACCACTTTCAAGAGCCATTACAGCCACGAAATCTCGCTGACCGAAGCGCTGAACCTCGACACGGCGCACGCCTATAATGCGAAGCGGACCGGCGAGAAATATCTGATCCGACCGCATGGGTGA
- a CDS encoding cell wall hydrolase — MRLTGDSSATSLRRDCPAATPRLDWTGWLFVLIAAAAIVAVLYASGQTNAGRHGARPHPVAPPADVVPDVQPMELAPVTEADARAQNAEIPLVTRGFVAARPFLYAGSGDARVRARDCLAAAMLYEAGDDSKGQLAVGQVVINRARHPAFPKSICGVVFQGSERTTGCQFTFTCDGALNRRYSDAAWTRAQANADSMLSGTTDPRVGLATHYHTDWVRPYWSDSLEKIAIVDTHLFFRWPGYWGTPGAFRGTVSGNDGGVAKMAALSPAHALAVGAPPIELAGVDANAAVGAPKVVAGAGEAAGRDTIYVALDRRAAPESFVTTALRLCGDKPYCKFMGWTNPTLKPDSDTMSDMQRAAMTFSYLRDDKAGFEKALWNCSEYKRDDTRQCMKR, encoded by the coding sequence ATGCGCCTGACCGGCGATTCATCGGCGACGTCGCTGCGGCGCGACTGCCCAGCGGCGACGCCGCGTCTAGACTGGACCGGCTGGCTGTTCGTCCTGATCGCCGCCGCGGCGATCGTCGCGGTGCTTTATGCCAGCGGACAGACGAACGCGGGTCGGCATGGCGCGCGGCCGCACCCGGTCGCGCCGCCCGCCGATGTCGTTCCCGACGTCCAGCCGATGGAACTCGCGCCGGTCACCGAAGCCGACGCCCGCGCGCAGAACGCGGAGATTCCGCTCGTCACCAGGGGGTTCGTCGCCGCGCGGCCCTTCCTCTATGCCGGAAGCGGCGACGCCCGCGTCCGCGCGCGCGACTGCCTTGCCGCGGCAATGCTCTATGAGGCGGGCGACGATTCGAAGGGGCAGCTTGCGGTCGGGCAGGTGGTGATCAATCGGGCGCGGCATCCCGCCTTTCCCAAGTCGATCTGCGGCGTCGTGTTTCAGGGGTCCGAGCGTACCACCGGATGCCAATTCACCTTCACCTGCGACGGCGCGCTGAACCGCCGCTATTCGGACGCCGCCTGGACGCGGGCGCAGGCGAATGCGGACAGCATGTTGTCGGGAACGACCGACCCCAGGGTCGGGCTCGCGACCCATTATCACACCGACTGGGTGCGCCCCTATTGGAGCGACAGCCTGGAAAAGATCGCGATCGTCGACACCCACCTCTTCTTCCGCTGGCCGGGCTATTGGGGAACGCCGGGCGCGTTTCGCGGTACCGTGTCGGGGAATGACGGCGGGGTCGCCAAAATGGCGGCGCTCTCCCCTGCCCACGCGCTTGCAGTCGGCGCGCCGCCGATCGAACTCGCGGGGGTCGACGCCAATGCCGCGGTCGGCGCGCCGAAGGTCGTCGCCGGCGCCGGCGAAGCCGCTGGCCGCGACACCATCTATGTCGCGCTTGACCGCCGCGCCGCGCCCGAAAGTTTCGTCACGACCGCGCTCCGCCTCTGCGGCGACAAGCCCTATTGCAAGTTCATGGGCTGGACCAATCCGACGCTCAAACCCGACAGCGACACGATGAGCGACATGCAGCGTGCAGCGATGACCTTCTCCTATCTCCGCGACGACAAGGCGGGGTTCGAGAAGGCGCTGTGGAACTGCAGCGAATATAAGCGCGACGACACGCGTCAGTGCATGAAGCGCTAG
- the cysK gene encoding cysteine synthase A, which translates to MKANSILDTIGNTPHIRMAKLFPDAEVWIKSERSNPGGSIKDRIGLAMIEAAERDGSLKPGGTIVEPTSGNTGIGLAMAAAVKGYKLILVMPESMSLERRRLMLAYGATFDLTPREKGMKGAIERAIELVETTPGAWMPQQFENEANVDVHLRTTGPEILADFKDTPIDVLITGVGTGGHITGVTQFLKQHWPNLKVFAVEPTQSPVISGGQPGPHPIQGLGAGFIPRNLHTDLLDGVITVEAADAKRWALRAATEEGMLVGISSGATLAAIEQKLAELPPGTRILGFNYDTGERYLSVPDFLPEI; encoded by the coding sequence ATGAAAGCCAATTCGATCCTCGATACCATCGGGAACACGCCGCATATCCGCATGGCAAAGCTGTTTCCGGACGCCGAAGTCTGGATCAAGTCCGAACGCAGCAATCCCGGCGGTTCGATCAAGGATCGCATCGGCCTGGCGATGATCGAGGCGGCCGAGCGCGACGGCAGCCTGAAGCCCGGCGGCACCATCGTCGAGCCAACGTCGGGAAACACCGGCATCGGCCTGGCGATGGCCGCCGCGGTCAAGGGGTACAAGCTGATCCTCGTCATGCCCGAAAGCATGTCGCTCGAACGCCGGCGCCTGATGCTCGCCTATGGCGCGACCTTTGACCTCACCCCGCGCGAAAAGGGGATGAAGGGCGCGATCGAGCGGGCGATCGAACTGGTCGAGACGACCCCCGGCGCCTGGATGCCCCAGCAGTTCGAGAATGAAGCGAATGTCGACGTCCACCTCCGCACCACGGGGCCGGAAATCCTCGCCGATTTCAAGGACACGCCGATCGACGTGCTGATCACCGGCGTCGGCACCGGCGGCCATATCACCGGGGTGACGCAGTTCCTCAAGCAGCATTGGCCGAACCTGAAGGTGTTCGCGGTCGAGCCGACCCAATCGCCGGTCATTTCGGGCGGCCAACCGGGCCCGCATCCGATCCAGGGCCTCGGCGCCGGGTTCATCCCGCGCAATCTCCATACCGACCTTCTCGACGGGGTGATCACGGTCGAGGCCGCCGACGCCAAGCGTTGGGCGCTGCGCGCCGCGACCGAGGAAGGCATGCTCGTCGGCATCTCGTCGGGCGCGACGCTGGCGGCGATCGAGCAGAAGCTGGCCGAGCTTCCGCCCGGCACGCGCATCCTCGGCTTCAACTACGACACCGGCGAGCGCTATCTTTCGGTTCCCGACTTCCTGCCGGAAATCTGA
- a CDS encoding alpha/beta hydrolase, which translates to MQDTRIHHKILTIPGLHNSGPTHWQSLWERKFANAERVELGRWAEPDRDSWTRRIAEAIEAESAPVLIAAHSLGCHAFAHWFAAASTPTRARIAGALLVAPPDLGRLRHEKRITGFADTPGFTSQTPIIVVASDDDPYAKTAYVWRLARQWDARFVNAGPFGHINADSGIGDWPYGQYLLASLQPAPTPALADESQWLRAGDWPNRVRRDPRFEFKERAYRS; encoded by the coding sequence ATGCAAGACACCCGAATCCACCATAAAATCCTGACCATTCCCGGCCTCCACAACAGCGGCCCGACTCACTGGCAGAGCCTGTGGGAACGCAAGTTCGCGAACGCCGAGCGAGTCGAACTGGGCCGCTGGGCCGAGCCCGATCGCGATAGCTGGACTCGTCGCATCGCCGAGGCGATCGAGGCCGAAAGCGCGCCGGTGTTGATCGCCGCGCACAGCCTCGGCTGCCACGCTTTCGCGCACTGGTTCGCGGCGGCGAGCACTCCGACGCGGGCTCGTATCGCGGGGGCGCTGCTCGTCGCGCCGCCCGACCTTGGGCGACTGCGGCACGAAAAGCGCATCACCGGCTTCGCCGACACCCCCGGCTTCACGTCGCAGACGCCAATTATCGTCGTGGCGAGCGACGATGATCCCTATGCCAAGACCGCCTATGTCTGGCGCCTCGCGCGCCAGTGGGACGCGCGCTTCGTCAACGCCGGACCGTTCGGGCACATCAACGCCGACTCGGGCATCGGGGACTGGCCTTATGGACAGTATCTGCTCGCCTCGTTACAACCCGCGCCGACGCCTGCGCTGGCGGACGAAAGCCAGTGGCTGCGCGCCGGAGACTGGCCGAACCGCGTCCGCCGCGACCCGCGGTTTGAATTCAAGGAAAGAGCGTACCGATCATGA